Proteins encoded within one genomic window of Ammonifex degensii KC4:
- a CDS encoding IS200/IS605 family accessory protein TnpB-related protein — protein sequence MRLLATYQTRIDDRESYPFLEACGEYFGRLERKLYVDYHIKGLQVKELKRKYIAEHGITARQFNSLLKDLTAKLASVRESLVFRKRDLLGRIGRLERFIEEKERERERLKKSLSRLTPRSEEWQKKVDRLKKVKFVLHQKKRRLRNLRHKLEAVRRDLESGRYPICFGGRELFKAQHDLEANGFRDHAEWLCAWREARSGNFLVLGSKDEACGNQTCTYTEDNTLRVRVPDRLRAGFGQWVLIKSVRFPYGQEHLDRAKRPVCVVRGRKVYRAVTYRFVWRSGIWYLFATVERDDPAPSTSRWNGAVGVDLNDGFLQVGEVDRSGNPVNEFKVPVAMRDRTRGQITAALGEAVKKVVLYAKEKGKPVVIEDLDFTGKKQGLRESGSRYARMLSGFAYRKFRVMVESCCSREGVELLRVDPFATSLIGQLKFMARYGLSPHGAAACVIARRGLGFGLERAPEVSAPGIPPRGRASRRGYWWQVCKSLKRGPGSGLRVDVLYADRF from the coding sequence TTGAGGCTGCTGGCCACGTACCAGACGCGGATTGACGACCGGGAAAGCTACCCCTTCCTCGAAGCTTGTGGCGAATACTTCGGCCGCCTGGAAAGAAAGCTCTACGTGGACTACCACATCAAAGGTCTGCAGGTGAAGGAACTGAAGCGCAAATACATCGCGGAGCACGGCATCACGGCCCGACAGTTCAACTCCCTCTTAAAAGACCTGACCGCGAAACTCGCGTCTGTCCGCGAGAGCCTCGTCTTCCGTAAACGGGACCTCCTGGGCCGTATCGGGCGACTTGAGCGGTTCATCGAAGAGAAGGAGAGGGAGCGGGAGAGGCTTAAGAAGTCCCTGTCCAGGCTGACACCCCGCTCGGAAGAGTGGCAGAAGAAGGTCGATCGCCTGAAGAAGGTAAAGTTCGTCCTTCACCAGAAGAAGCGGCGTTTGAGGAACCTGAGGCACAAGCTGGAGGCGGTGCGGAGGGACCTGGAGTCGGGCCGGTACCCCATCTGTTTCGGCGGCCGGGAGCTCTTCAAGGCCCAGCACGATCTGGAGGCAAACGGCTTCCGGGACCACGCGGAGTGGCTGTGCGCCTGGCGTGAGGCGCGTTCGGGCAACTTCCTGGTGCTCGGCTCTAAAGACGAGGCGTGCGGCAACCAGACCTGCACTTACACTGAGGACAACACGCTGCGGGTCAGGGTCCCGGACCGGCTGCGGGCCGGGTTTGGGCAGTGGGTCTTAATCAAGTCCGTCCGCTTCCCGTACGGCCAGGAGCACCTGGACCGGGCCAAACGACCGGTGTGCGTCGTGAGGGGCCGGAAGGTCTACCGTGCGGTCACGTACCGCTTCGTGTGGCGCAGCGGAATTTGGTACCTCTTTGCCACAGTGGAGCGGGACGACCCGGCGCCCTCGACGAGCAGGTGGAATGGTGCGGTGGGCGTCGACCTGAACGACGGCTTCCTGCAGGTGGGTGAAGTGGACCGGTCCGGCAACCCGGTAAACGAGTTCAAGGTCCCCGTAGCCATGAGGGACAGGACGAGGGGACAGATAACCGCGGCCCTGGGCGAAGCGGTCAAAAAGGTCGTCCTGTACGCGAAGGAAAAGGGAAAGCCGGTGGTCATAGAGGACCTGGACTTTACCGGGAAGAAGCAGGGCCTGAGGGAGTCCGGCTCCCGGTACGCCCGCATGCTCTCGGGCTTCGCCTACAGGAAGTTCCGCGTGATGGTCGAGTCCTGCTGCTCGCGTGAGGGCGTGGAGCTCTTGCGGGTCGACCCGTTCGCGACGTCGCTTATAGGGCAGCTGAAGTTCATGGCCAGGTACGGTTTAAGCCCGCACGGTGCGGCGGCGTGTGTGATAGCCCGGCGCGGCCTGGGCTTTGGCCTGGAGCGGGCACCGGAAGTTTCAGCCCCGGGAATCCCACCGCGGGGAAGGGCCTCACGGCGGGGCTACTGGTGGCAGGTGTGTAAGTCTCTCAAGCGCGGTCCCGGCTCCGGCCTCCGCGTGGACGTGCTCTACGCCGACAGGTTCTGA
- a CDS encoding ABC transporter substrate-binding protein, protein MRRYLSVLVVVLLLALLAGCRTSASTAGKAPARELRLAYAKGFKIEYLEKGCKLVTDGDGKKLLLCPRGEKPPAGYENIPVVYTPVKRVVVLSTTQAALLKPLGELGSIVGVSTPAKDWYIPEVKRGIEEGRITYLGKLEALDYEKVLALKPDVVFTYTKAMGGDQAAARLRELGVPVAVDNEWLEENPLGRLEWIKFLAAFYDKGKEAESFFAQAEKRVRELADKLKDVPRTKVVWVNIWGGKVYVPRGNSYTAQLIAMAGGDYLMKNLEGVGSAQITPEEFYQKAREAEVMIYASSPNYGTKSVKDILKQAPLWKDLPAIQQDRVYCLAPDYWQSLDELTQQLQDLAAIFHPDMFPGHKTEQFLKLPKE, encoded by the coding sequence TTGCGGCGGTATCTTTCGGTGCTGGTGGTGGTCCTACTCCTCGCGCTGCTGGCCGGGTGTCGGACGAGTGCTTCCACGGCAGGGAAGGCTCCTGCCAGGGAGCTCCGGCTGGCCTACGCCAAAGGCTTTAAGATCGAGTACCTGGAGAAGGGGTGCAAGCTGGTCACCGACGGGGACGGGAAAAAGCTCCTGCTCTGCCCCCGGGGGGAGAAGCCCCCGGCCGGGTATGAAAACATCCCGGTAGTCTACACGCCGGTCAAGCGGGTGGTGGTGCTCTCCACCACCCAGGCGGCCCTGCTCAAGCCCTTAGGAGAGCTGGGGAGCATCGTGGGGGTGAGCACCCCGGCCAAGGACTGGTACATCCCCGAGGTGAAGCGGGGGATAGAGGAGGGGAGGATCACTTACCTGGGCAAGCTGGAGGCGCTCGACTACGAGAAGGTTCTGGCTTTGAAGCCCGACGTGGTCTTCACCTACACCAAGGCCATGGGGGGTGACCAGGCGGCGGCTCGGTTGAGGGAGCTCGGGGTGCCGGTGGCAGTGGACAACGAGTGGCTGGAGGAGAATCCTTTGGGGAGGCTAGAGTGGATAAAGTTCCTGGCTGCTTTCTACGACAAGGGAAAGGAGGCCGAGAGCTTTTTTGCCCAGGCGGAAAAGAGGGTGCGGGAGCTGGCGGACAAACTTAAAGACGTGCCCAGGACCAAGGTGGTGTGGGTGAACATTTGGGGCGGGAAGGTCTACGTCCCCCGGGGGAACTCCTACACTGCGCAGCTCATCGCCATGGCCGGCGGGGATTACCTGATGAAGAACCTGGAGGGGGTAGGGTCGGCGCAGATAACCCCGGAGGAGTTCTACCAGAAGGCACGGGAGGCGGAGGTCATGATCTATGCCTCCAGCCCCAACTACGGCACAAAATCGGTTAAGGATATCCTCAAGCAGGCCCCTCTCTGGAAAGATCTGCCGGCTATTCAGCAGGACCGGGTCTACTGCCTGGCTCCTGACTACTGGCAGAGTCTGGATGAGCTCACGCAGCAGCTTCAGGACCTGGCGGCCATCTTCCACCCGGATATGTTCCCGGGGCACAAGACCGAACAGTTCCTGAAGCTGCCCAAAGAATAG
- a CDS encoding DUF433 domain-containing protein — protein sequence MKLDRITRDAEVCMGQPTIWGTRITVAFILKLLASGMDIPAILKAYPELEEEDIRQSLAYAAWLAAEQVRPIPQEAPRP from the coding sequence ATGAAGCTTGACCGGATTACCCGCGACGCGGAGGTCTGTATGGGACAGCCCACCATTTGGGGGACGCGGATCACCGTGGCGTTTATCCTAAAGCTTTTGGCTTCTGGTATGGACATTCCTGCCATCCTTAAAGCATACCCGGAGTTGGAAGAGGAAGACATTCGCCAAAGCCTTGCTTACGCTGCCTGGCTCGCTGCGGAGCAGGTGCGGCCGATTCCCCAGGAGGCCCCAAGACCTTGA
- a CDS encoding RNA-guided endonuclease InsQ/TnpB family protein, giving the protein MADRLKDNLRALARLKENGHKVGRLKFKKFVNSIPLKQYGVTYSLDFTRNRVRIQKLGSFRVLGLHQIPPDAEIASAVLVRKPSGYYLHVTCYLPREYFCYPYRLRGAVGADFGVETKVTLSSGIKIDFGVHETPRLKRLQKKLARAKKGSRNRERVRRLLKREYEKLNNKRKDAQNKVLAFLRLYGKVAFQDDGFKGWAALFGRQVHSSGIGGLKSRLRDSLGAPVPVERFEPTSQECYACGKKHDLSLSDRVIRCGCGWSCDRDLNAALVILRKGLGLGPDQAVGSGPCPNSSPWRGKPLRGYWGAIPISA; this is encoded by the coding sequence ATAGCCGACAGGTTAAAAGACAACCTCCGGGCGCTGGCCCGGCTGAAGGAAAACGGCCACAAGGTGGGAAGGCTCAAGTTCAAGAAGTTTGTGAACTCCATCCCCCTCAAGCAGTACGGCGTGACCTACAGCCTGGACTTCACCCGGAACAGGGTGAGGATACAGAAGCTGGGAAGCTTCCGCGTCCTGGGGCTTCACCAGATACCTCCCGACGCGGAGATAGCGAGTGCCGTGCTGGTGCGGAAGCCCAGCGGGTACTACCTCCACGTGACCTGCTACCTCCCGAGGGAGTACTTCTGCTATCCCTACAGGCTGCGGGGAGCCGTAGGAGCAGACTTCGGCGTCGAGACCAAGGTGACCCTGTCCAGCGGAATAAAAATAGACTTTGGGGTGCACGAGACGCCCAGGCTCAAAAGGCTCCAGAAGAAGCTCGCCAGGGCAAAGAAAGGTTCCAGGAACAGGGAGAGAGTCCGGCGCCTCCTGAAGAGGGAGTACGAGAAGCTGAACAACAAGCGCAAGGACGCCCAGAACAAAGTCCTGGCCTTCCTCAGGCTCTACGGGAAGGTGGCGTTCCAGGACGACGGCTTCAAGGGCTGGGCGGCGCTCTTCGGCAGGCAGGTTCACTCCTCGGGGATAGGCGGACTTAAGTCGAGGTTGAGGGACAGCCTCGGGGCGCCTGTCCCCGTGGAGAGGTTCGAGCCTACCAGCCAGGAGTGCTACGCCTGCGGGAAGAAACACGACCTTTCCCTTTCGGACAGGGTCATCAGGTGCGGGTGTGGCTGGAGCTGCGACAGGGACCTCAACGCTGCCCTGGTCATCTTGAGGAAAGGGCTTGGCCTGGGCCCTGACCAGGCCGTAGGGTCAGGCCCCTGCCCGAACTCAAGCCCCTGGAGAGGGAAGCCGCTGCGCGGATACTGGGGAGCAATCCCTATATCCGCGTAA
- a CDS encoding IS607 family transposase encodes MKLYTIREAAEALGVSVSTLRLWDKKGILVPLRTPTGKRRYTEEMIQRALGLKKLRSEPRKVVLYARVSSKAQEPDLENQVAYLKEFAAGRGLCVDEIITDVGSALNWHRKGLMKLCDLVLRGEVKTVVVAYKDRLARFGFEFLEKLFARFGCELVVVNRAEDASSAQELAEDLVSIVQHFAARLYGQRTYRARKLVKKVKEALADAADGEAEEPAAEQRKVGQAGRDR; translated from the coding sequence GTGAAGCTCTACACGATCAGGGAAGCGGCAGAAGCGCTGGGGGTCAGCGTTTCCACCCTGCGCCTGTGGGACAAGAAGGGCATCCTCGTGCCTTTAAGGACGCCCACAGGCAAGCGGCGCTACACAGAAGAGATGATCCAGCGGGCGCTGGGCCTCAAAAAGCTGAGGTCTGAGCCCCGGAAGGTGGTGCTTTACGCCCGCGTGTCCTCAAAGGCGCAGGAGCCCGACCTGGAAAACCAGGTGGCTTACCTCAAGGAGTTCGCCGCCGGGAGGGGACTTTGCGTCGACGAGATAATCACCGACGTGGGTTCGGCCTTAAACTGGCACCGCAAGGGCCTCATGAAGCTCTGCGACCTGGTGCTCCGGGGAGAGGTCAAGACGGTCGTCGTGGCTTATAAGGACCGGTTGGCGCGCTTCGGCTTCGAGTTCCTGGAAAAGCTCTTCGCCCGCTTCGGGTGCGAGCTGGTGGTGGTCAACCGGGCGGAGGACGCTTCGTCTGCGCAGGAGCTGGCCGAAGACCTGGTGAGCATCGTGCAGCACTTCGCCGCCAGGCTTTACGGCCAGCGGACGTACAGGGCCCGGAAGCTGGTAAAAAAGGTGAAGGAGGCGCTGGCGGATGCGGCGGACGGTGAGGCAGAAGAGCCTGCCGCTGAACAGCGGAAAGTGGGCCAGGCTGGTCGAGACCGCTGA
- a CDS encoding nucleotidyl transferase AbiEii/AbiGii toxin family protein — MTWKVLFDRALEVIDAAAIPAGEWTFGGGSALAFRFNHRVSRDVDIFLTDAQLLLLATPRLNTGIAERVSDYEEAASSLKLFFPEGQVDFIVAPHLTKDYFTEEVVCGRRVRVETPVEIVIKKLFYRAEFLKVRDIVDVATVFKHQPEVLLGVASGLLGSRLRSIEWKWSRLEPKYRTEVEELEVQDADLKENTPVLFATFLERLAARIRSSPPPQHRSYSQ; from the coding sequence TTGACCTGGAAAGTCCTGTTCGACAGAGCACTGGAAGTCATCGACGCAGCGGCTATTCCTGCAGGGGAATGGACTTTTGGCGGAGGGAGCGCGCTGGCCTTCCGCTTCAACCACCGGGTAAGCCGGGACGTGGACATCTTTCTGACCGATGCGCAGCTCCTGCTGCTGGCTACGCCCCGCCTCAACACCGGGATTGCAGAACGGGTGTCCGACTACGAAGAAGCAGCATCATCCCTCAAGCTGTTTTTCCCCGAGGGCCAGGTAGACTTCATTGTGGCTCCCCACCTCACAAAGGACTATTTCACGGAGGAAGTTGTTTGTGGCCGGAGAGTGCGTGTCGAGACGCCGGTGGAGATTGTCATCAAGAAGCTGTTCTACCGGGCCGAGTTCCTAAAGGTTCGTGACATAGTGGATGTAGCTACTGTGTTTAAGCACCAACCTGAAGTCTTGCTGGGAGTGGCATCCGGTCTTTTGGGTTCTCGCCTCCGGTCGATAGAGTGGAAGTGGAGCCGGCTGGAGCCGAAGTACCGGACCGAGGTGGAGGAACTGGAAGTCCAGGACGCAGACTTAAAGGAAAACACGCCTGTGCTCTTCGCCACTTTTCTAGAAAGACTCGCTGCTCGGATCCGGAGCAGTCCCCCTCCGCAGCACCGCTCCTATTCGCAGTAG
- a CDS encoding type II toxin-antitoxin system Phd/YefM family antitoxin, giving the protein MQAGIREVKNRFSEYLRRVKQGEILLITERNVPVAKLIPVQRDEQLPVLTLIEQGTASWRGGKPQGIAAPPAVRGATSIGSLVAEDRR; this is encoded by the coding sequence ATGCAAGCGGGTATCAGGGAGGTCAAAAACCGTTTCAGCGAGTACCTCAGGCGCGTCAAGCAGGGAGAAATACTCCTTATCACGGAGCGCAATGTGCCCGTTGCCAAGCTGATCCCAGTCCAGAGGGACGAGCAGCTCCCCGTTTTGACCCTGATAGAACAGGGAACGGCTTCCTGGCGCGGGGGGAAGCCGCAAGGGATAGCCGCGCCGCCAGCAGTCCGTGGCGCTACCTCGATCGGATCATTGGTTGCGGAGGATCGCCGGTGA
- a CDS encoding type II toxin-antitoxin system VapC family toxin: MRVLLDTHAFLWWIADDPRLSERARETIADERNALFFSAASAWEMAIKAGLGKLSVPGDLRDFVVEQLRLNNITPLPVRLTHALRVYFLPPHPSRSF, from the coding sequence ATGAGAGTTCTTCTTGATACCCACGCCTTCCTCTGGTGGATCGCTGACGACCCGAGGTTGTCCGAGCGGGCACGGGAGACGATTGCGGACGAGAGGAACGCTCTTTTCTTCAGCGCCGCTAGCGCTTGGGAAATGGCCATCAAGGCTGGCTTGGGGAAGCTCTCCGTACCAGGAGACCTGAGAGACTTTGTAGTAGAACAGCTGCGCCTGAACAACATCACCCCCTTGCCGGTGAGGCTCACCCACGCTCTGCGCGTCTATTTCCTTCCCCCCCATCCATCGCGATCCTTTTGA
- a CDS encoding zinc ribbon domain-containing protein yields MEYARIKYLHYLGDKRALRDELVSRGFTSPFGLSARMWKLCLEDALFTLERQWEAAIETVRGLVARHGGLTDEEKRYAFWLLYKPEKGSRPWERVQAIFTGEDVTGGQVKPDEADRLRVRNYLRRALRRVLGKRPRVKKARSFVVDPQMYRVFSTEKRQYIAVSTLTPGERVVVPLAGVHAVKGNLRLVLLPDERAVEVHISCEPAVFLPGDGEAGIDLGVTEVFTDDTGRKYRPEYGEALKEISDYLLDKSRKRQKLWALYRENLERDPAKARRIRKHNLGVLKQRERCRRFRRRCENEVNRAFNEFLKARRPRVVAYEDLSRLRGKAKSRGLSRRVSMWQRSIIRERMGFKWFVYSVEDPGPVNAAYSSQTCPACGWPDPQNRSGDTFKCRKCGFTADADRVAAMNLKARLRDEEITRYTPRSKVKEILLRRYSGNGAV; encoded by the coding sequence GTGGAGTACGCCCGCATCAAGTACCTGCACTACCTGGGCGACAAGCGCGCCCTGCGTGACGAGCTGGTCTCCCGGGGTTTTACCAGTCCCTTCGGGCTTAGTGCCCGCATGTGGAAGCTCTGCCTGGAAGACGCCCTCTTCACCCTGGAGAGGCAGTGGGAAGCGGCCATAGAGACCGTAAGGGGCCTGGTCGCCCGCCACGGAGGACTCACCGACGAAGAAAAGCGCTACGCCTTCTGGCTGCTGTACAAGCCGGAGAAGGGCAGCCGCCCGTGGGAACGCGTCCAGGCCATCTTCACCGGCGAAGACGTCACCGGCGGGCAGGTGAAGCCGGACGAAGCCGACAGGCTGAGGGTGAGGAACTACCTGAGGCGTGCGCTCCGCCGCGTCCTCGGCAAAAGGCCGAGAGTAAAGAAGGCCCGCAGCTTCGTGGTGGACCCACAGATGTACCGGGTGTTTTCCACGGAGAAGAGGCAGTACATAGCGGTGTCTACTCTGACTCCCGGGGAGAGGGTGGTCGTCCCCCTGGCGGGGGTGCACGCGGTGAAGGGCAACCTGCGGCTGGTGCTCCTGCCCGACGAGCGGGCGGTGGAAGTCCACATAAGCTGTGAGCCGGCAGTCTTTCTCCCCGGGGACGGAGAGGCGGGCATAGACCTTGGCGTGACGGAGGTGTTCACCGACGACACGGGCAGGAAGTACCGGCCGGAGTACGGTGAAGCCCTCAAAGAGATCTCGGACTACCTCCTGGACAAGAGCAGGAAGCGCCAGAAGCTCTGGGCGCTGTACCGCGAGAACCTGGAAAGGGACCCCGCCAAAGCGCGGCGCATAAGGAAGCACAACCTGGGCGTCCTTAAGCAGCGGGAGCGGTGCCGGAGGTTCCGGCGGAGGTGCGAAAACGAAGTCAACCGCGCTTTCAACGAGTTCCTGAAGGCGCGCAGGCCCAGGGTAGTGGCCTACGAGGACCTGTCGCGTCTGCGGGGCAAGGCAAAAAGCAGAGGACTTTCCCGGAGGGTCTCCATGTGGCAGAGGAGCATCATCAGGGAGCGCATGGGGTTCAAGTGGTTTGTGTACTCGGTAGAGGACCCGGGGCCGGTGAACGCGGCCTATTCCAGCCAGACCTGCCCCGCGTGCGGGTGGCCGGACCCGCAGAACCGCAGCGGGGACACTTTCAAGTGCAGGAAGTGCGGCTTCACCGCCGACGCCGACCGGGTGGCAGCGATGAACCTGAAGGCCAGGCTGCGCGATGAGGAGATAACGCGGTACACGCCCAGGAGCAAGGTAAAGGAGATCTTGCTGCGTCGGTATTCCGGGAACGGCGCGGTCTAG
- a CDS encoding FecCD family ABC transporter permease gives MRRFHWVFFLGFVLLVFGVLVASLGWGSVKVPPEKVLAVLLHPGRPGLAEAVVVKIRLPRALGALLGGAALGVSGLLLQVFFRNPIVSPYVLGISSGASLAVGILALSTLTAGLSLTPTLLALAAFAGAFAVTAAVAVLAPRTRSVVTLLVIGLMFGYLASACTSILLAFAEKERVHGFYLWTFGSFAPMDWGKVTVLAAAGFPLLLFSFLLGKALNAYQGGEEYALSVGLNVRRFRVAVVVLSSALAGLVTAFAGPVAFIGLAVPHLARLLLRTADNRVLIPAVILLGAAVTGLCDLLARQLFCPVELPITAVTSLFGAPLVIGFLLRGKVKM, from the coding sequence ATGCGCCGCTTCCACTGGGTCTTCTTCCTGGGCTTTGTGCTCCTGGTCTTCGGGGTGCTGGTGGCGAGCCTGGGCTGGGGTTCGGTTAAGGTGCCACCGGAGAAGGTGCTGGCGGTGCTGCTGCATCCCGGGCGCCCGGGGCTGGCGGAGGCGGTGGTGGTCAAAATCCGCCTTCCCCGGGCGCTGGGGGCACTGCTGGGCGGGGCGGCTTTGGGGGTGAGCGGTCTTTTGCTGCAGGTCTTCTTCCGCAACCCCATAGTGAGCCCCTATGTCTTGGGCATTTCCTCAGGGGCTTCGCTGGCGGTGGGCATCCTGGCTTTGAGCACCCTCACCGCCGGCCTTTCCCTCACCCCGACCCTTCTGGCGCTGGCGGCTTTTGCCGGAGCCTTTGCGGTTACGGCGGCGGTGGCGGTGCTGGCTCCCCGCACCCGCTCGGTGGTGACCTTACTGGTGATCGGCCTCATGTTCGGCTACCTGGCCTCGGCCTGTACCAGCATCCTCCTGGCCTTCGCCGAGAAGGAGCGGGTGCACGGCTTCTACCTCTGGACCTTCGGCAGCTTCGCTCCCATGGACTGGGGCAAGGTGACGGTACTGGCGGCAGCCGGCTTTCCCCTTCTGCTTTTTTCCTTTCTTCTGGGCAAGGCGCTCAACGCTTACCAGGGGGGAGAGGAGTACGCCTTGAGCGTGGGGCTTAACGTGCGGCGCTTTCGGGTGGCGGTGGTGGTGCTTTCCAGTGCTCTGGCCGGGCTGGTGACCGCCTTTGCCGGCCCGGTGGCCTTTATCGGCCTGGCCGTGCCCCACCTGGCCCGGCTCCTTTTGCGCACGGCCGACAACCGGGTGCTCATACCGGCGGTGATCCTGCTGGGGGCGGCAGTCACCGGCCTTTGCGATCTCCTGGCCCGCCAGCTCTTCTGCCCGGTGGAGCTCCCCATTACCGCCGTCACCTCCCTCTTCGGAGCTCCCCTGGTCATAGGCTTTCTTCTTAGAGGGAAGGTGAAGATGTAG
- a CDS encoding dTDP-4-dehydrorhamnose 3,5-epimerase family protein has protein sequence MQLIHGVQVKKLRLIPDDRGFLMECLRSDWPEFTKFGQAYVTACYPGVIKAWHYHKVQWDHFVCIYGMAKVALYDPREDSPTRGMVNVFHIGLLNPCLIKIPPRVYHGFTSEGGQLALILNIPTELYNYEEPDEYRVPYNDPSIPFSWEVKHG, from the coding sequence GTGCAACTCATTCACGGCGTGCAGGTGAAAAAGCTCAGGCTCATTCCTGATGACCGGGGATTCTTGATGGAGTGCCTGCGTTCCGACTGGCCGGAGTTTACGAAGTTCGGCCAGGCCTACGTTACCGCCTGCTATCCCGGAGTGATAAAAGCCTGGCACTACCACAAGGTGCAGTGGGACCACTTCGTCTGCATCTACGGCATGGCCAAGGTAGCGCTTTACGACCCGCGCGAGGACAGCCCCACCAGGGGCATGGTCAACGTCTTTCACATCGGGCTTTTAAACCCCTGCCTCATAAAGATACCGCCGCGGGTCTACCACGGCTTCACCAGCGAGGGGGGGCAGCTCGCCCTCATCCTCAACATCCCCACCGAGCTTTACAACTACGAGGAGCCGGACGAGTACCGTGTCCCCTACAACGACCCTTCCATCCCCTTCTCCTGGGAAGTAAAGCACGGGTAG
- a CDS encoding type II toxin-antitoxin system VapC family toxin, which produces MICYLDTSALVKLYVREPGSEMVRKLVDEASVVATSKVAYPEARAALARGFRDGLLEEKDYRQVVVALQNDWPRYLVLEVSDSLAWLAGELAEKHRLRGFDAIHLAAALTLKTQVKGRVVAACFDDRLWEALCAVDLEVVPEVKPSLLLSG; this is translated from the coding sequence GTGATCTGCTACCTGGACACTAGTGCCCTGGTGAAGCTCTACGTCCGGGAGCCGGGCTCAGAGATGGTGCGTAAGTTGGTGGACGAAGCTTCTGTGGTGGCCACCAGCAAAGTCGCATATCCAGAGGCACGTGCCGCTCTAGCCCGGGGTTTCCGGGACGGGTTACTGGAGGAAAAGGATTACCGCCAGGTTGTGGTGGCCCTGCAAAACGATTGGCCGAGGTACCTTGTCTTAGAAGTATCGGATTCCCTCGCCTGGCTTGCTGGGGAATTGGCCGAAAAACACCGCCTCAGGGGTTTTGACGCCATTCACCTTGCCGCGGCGCTAACCTTGAAAACGCAGGTGAAGGGCCGGGTAGTGGCAGCGTGCTTCGACGACCGGCTGTGGGAGGCCCTATGTGCCGTAGATCTCGAAGTGGTGCCGGAAGTGAAACCTTCCCTGCTCCTGAGCGGGTGA
- a CDS encoding type II toxin-antitoxin system Phd/YefM family antitoxin: protein MALQVNIHEAKTHFSKLLAWVREGEEVIIAKAGVPVARLVPVTAKEGKRVPGTAKGKIFIAPDFEAPLPEEVLEEFER, encoded by the coding sequence ATGGCATTGCAGGTCAACATTCACGAAGCCAAAACCCACTTCTCCAAGCTCCTGGCCTGGGTGAGGGAAGGGGAAGAAGTGATTATCGCCAAGGCTGGCGTTCCGGTGGCGCGTTTGGTTCCGGTAACCGCTAAAGAAGGGAAAAGGGTTCCCGGCACCGCCAAGGGAAAGATATTCATCGCACCCGATTTTGAAGCACCCCTTCCAGAAGAAGTTCTGGAGGAGTTCGAGCGATGA
- the rfbB gene encoding dTDP-glucose 4,6-dehydratase, which yields MRLLVTGGAGFIGSNFIRYILQKHPDWEILNLDKLTYAGNLDNLRDVESLPGYRFVKGDIADPELVGELMAEGWDAVVNFAAETHVDRSIADSSPFVRTNVEGVRVLLEAARRHKIPLFLQVSTDEVYGSLREEDPPFTESSPLLPNSPYAASKAAADLLCRAYHRTYGLPVIITRCSNNFGPYQFPEKLIPLAVTNLLEGKPVPVYGDGRNIRDWIYVEDHCRALELVLLKGRPGEIYNIGGGQEMRNLDLLKEILRLLGKGEEYLVFVPDRPGHDWRYALDSSKIERELGFERKHTFAEALSRTVKWYVENEWWWKPLKERLRDD from the coding sequence GTGCGTCTGCTGGTGACGGGAGGAGCCGGTTTTATAGGCTCCAACTTCATCCGCTACATCCTGCAGAAGCACCCCGACTGGGAAATACTCAACCTCGACAAGCTCACCTACGCGGGCAACCTTGACAACCTCCGGGACGTGGAAAGCCTGCCCGGCTACCGCTTTGTCAAAGGGGATATCGCCGACCCCGAGCTGGTAGGGGAGCTCATGGCCGAGGGCTGGGACGCGGTGGTCAACTTTGCGGCCGAGACCCACGTGGACCGCAGCATCGCCGACTCCTCTCCCTTCGTGCGCACCAACGTGGAAGGGGTGAGGGTCCTTTTAGAGGCCGCCCGCAGGCACAAGATCCCTCTCTTCCTTCAGGTTTCCACCGACGAAGTGTACGGCTCCTTAAGAGAAGAGGATCCTCCCTTCACCGAAAGCTCCCCTCTCCTTCCCAACAGCCCCTACGCGGCCAGCAAGGCGGCGGCCGATCTGCTGTGCCGGGCTTATCACCGGACTTACGGCCTGCCGGTGATCATCACCCGCTGCTCCAACAACTTCGGTCCCTACCAGTTTCCCGAGAAGCTCATCCCGCTGGCCGTGACCAATCTTCTGGAGGGGAAGCCCGTGCCCGTTTACGGGGACGGGAGGAACATAAGGGACTGGATCTACGTGGAAGACCACTGCCGGGCGCTGGAGCTGGTGCTCCTCAAGGGCCGGCCGGGGGAGATCTACAACATCGGCGGGGGTCAGGAGATGCGTAATTTGGATCTCCTCAAGGAGATACTGCGACTTCTGGGCAAGGGGGAGGAGTATCTGGTTTTTGTGCCCGACCGGCCGGGGCACGACTGGCGCTACGCTTTAGATTCGAGCAAGATCGAGCGGGAGCTGGGCTTTGAAAGGAAGCACACCTTCGCCGAGGCCCTGAGCCGTACGGTAAAGTGGTATGTCGAAAACGAGTGGTGGTGGAAGCCCCTAAAGGAGCGGCTGAGGGATGATTGA